A window of Blastocatellia bacterium contains these coding sequences:
- a CDS encoding fatty acid desaturase, translated as MKDPRVRQVEWKDLLSLSKYEVIKELFISLPWLVSSLYLAHKGFYLIALPLSFIFFLTGLRQVHNAYHYALGISQSLTEWIIFILSLLMLGSMHAVQITHLEHHKHCMDEQDVEAASAKLSGLKAILVGPLFPIRLHLKALSTAKGKQKHWLYLELLATLAIIVLAFSVLDLQMLKYHIITMSVGQCLTSFFAVWTVHHDCDRYHFIARTLRGSVKNFISFNMFFHVEHHLYPKVPTCHLPKLATRLDKMVPELSQKQVF; from the coding sequence ATGAAAGACCCCCGAGTTCGTCAAGTAGAGTGGAAAGATTTACTTAGTTTAAGTAAATATGAGGTTATAAAAGAATTATTTATTTCTCTACCTTGGCTAGTGTCTTCTTTATATTTAGCTCATAAAGGCTTCTATTTAATAGCTTTACCTTTGTCATTTATCTTTTTCCTTACAGGTCTTAGACAAGTACATAATGCTTATCATTATGCTTTAGGAATTTCTCAAAGTTTAACTGAATGGATTATTTTTATTCTTAGCTTGCTAATGCTAGGATCTATGCACGCAGTACAAATTACACATCTAGAACATCATAAACATTGTATGGATGAACAAGACGTTGAAGCGGCTAGTGCTAAACTTAGCGGACTAAAAGCAATATTAGTCGGGCCGCTATTTCCTATTCGCCTTCATCTAAAAGCATTAAGCACTGCAAAAGGGAAGCAAAAACACTGGCTCTATTTAGAACTACTGGCAACTTTAGCAATTATAGTTTTAGCTTTTAGCGTTTTAGACCTACAAATGCTTAAATATCATATAATTACAATGTCTGTTGGACAATGTTTAACTTCCTTTTTTGCTGTTTGGACTGTTCATCACGATTGTGATCGTTATCATTTTATTGCTCGTACTTTACGAGGTAGTGTAAAAAATTTTATTTCATTTAATATGTTTTTCCACGTTGAGCATCATTTATACCCTAAAGTTCCTACTTGCCATTTACCTAAGTTAGCAACTCGTTTAGACAAAATGGTACCTGAACTTAGCCAAAAACAAGTATTTTAA